The following nucleotide sequence is from Mycobacterium sp. 3519A.
CCGGAGTCCACGTTCAGCCGCATCTACCAGGAGATGGTCAACTTCTGTAAGACGCACGGCCAGTTCGACCCGACCACGATGGGCACCGTCCCCAACGTCGGGCTGATGGCTCAGCAGGCGGAGGAGTACGGGTCGCACGACAAGACGTTCGAGATTCCGGAGGACGGCGTCGCCAACATCGTTGACGTCGACACCGGCGAGGTGCTGCTGACCCAGAACGTCGAAACCGGCGACATCTGGCGCATGCCGGTGGTCAAGGACGCCGCGATCCGCGACTGGGTCAAGCTCGCCGTGACCAGGGCGCGGGCCTCGGGCATGACGGCGCTGTTCTGGCTCGACACGGAGCGGCCGCACGAGGTGGAACTGCGCAACAAGGTCAAGGAGTACCTGAAGGACCACGACACCGAGGGCCTCCACATCCAGATCATGCCGCAGGTGTGGGCCATGCGGTACACGCTGGAGCGGTTGATCCGCGGGCAGGACACCATCGCGGTGACCGGAAACATCCTGCGTGACTACCTGACTGACCTGTTCCCGATCCTGGAGCTGGGCACCAGCGCGAAGATGCTGTCGATCGTGCCGTTGATGGCCGGTGGCGGCATGTACGAGACCGGGGCGGGCGGTTCGGCGCCAAAGCATGTCCATCAGCTGGTCGAGGAGAACCACCTGCGCTGGGATTCGCTCGGCGAGTTCCTGGCTCTCGGAGCGTGTTTCGAGGACATCGGCCGCAAGACCGACAACAAGAGGGCCACCCTGCTCGGCACCACGCTGGACTCCGCGATCGGAAAGCTGTTGGACAACAACAAGAGCCCGTCGCGCAAAACCGGCGAGTTGGACAACCGGGGCAGCCAGTTCTACCTCGCCATGTACTGGGCGCAGGAACTGGCGGAGCAGACCGAGGACAAGGAACTGGCCGACCACTTCGCGAAGCTGGCCAAGACCCTGGCCGACAACGAGGACGCCATCGTGTCGGAATTGGCGCAGGTACAAGGCAAGTCGGTGGACATCGGCGGCTACTACTACCCCGACCGGGAGAAGACCACGGCGGTGATGCGGCCGAGCAAGACGCTGAATTCGGCATTGGAGTCGGCAAAGGTCTGACGATGGCCAAGATCAAGGTCGAGGGCACCGTCGTAGAACTCGACGGGGATGAGATGACCCGCGTCATCTGGAAGATGATCAAGGACAAGGTCATCCTGCCCTACCTGGACGTCAACCTGGACTACTACGACCTCGGCATCGAGCATCGAGACCAGACCGACGACCAGGTCACCATCGACGCTGCCGAAGCCATCAAGCGTCACGGTGTCGGCGTGAAATGCGCGACCATCACGCCCGACGAAGCCCGCGTCAAGGAGTTCAACCTCAAGAAGATGTGGCTCTCGCCCAACGGGACCATCCGAAACATCCTGGGCGGCACCATCTTCCGCGCACCGATAGTGATCGAGAACGTGCCGCGGCTGGTGCCGGGCTGGACCAAGCCGATCGTCATCGGCAGGCACGCGTTCGGCGACCAATACCGCGCCGACAACTTCAAGGTCGACAAGCCAGGCACCTTCACCGTCAGCTTCACCCCGGACGACGGCAGCGAGCCGATCGTGCACGACGTCGTGCACATCCCCGAGGGTGGCGGCGTGATGATGGGGATGTACAACTTCAAGCAGTCGATCCAGGACTTCGCCCGCTCGTCGTTCAACTATGGGCTGCAACAGAAATACCCGGTCTACCTGTCGACCAAGAACACGATCCTCAAGGGCTACGACGGGATGTTCAAGGACGAGTTCGGCCGCATCTTCGACGACGAGTACAAGGACAAGTTCGAGGCCGCGGGCCTGACCTACGAGCACCGACTGATCGACGACATGGTCGCGTCGTGCCTGAAGTGGGAGGGCGGGTACGTGTGGGCGTGCAAGAACTACGACGGCGATGTGCAGTCCGACCTCGTCGCCCAGGGCTACGGCTCACTGGGCCTGATGACGTCGGTGTTGTTGACGCCGGACGGCAAGACCGTCGAGGCGGAGGCCGCGCACGGCACCGTCACCCGTCACTACCGGCAGTACCAGCAGGGCAAGCCCACGTCGACGAACCCGATCGCGTCGATCTTCGCGTGGACACGCGGGCTGGCGCACCGCGGCAAGCTGGACAACACGCCCGACGTCATCAAGTTCGCAAATACGTTGGAGCACAGCGTGATCGGCACCGTCGAAGGCGGTCAGATGACCAAGGACCTGGCGCTGCTGATCGGCGACGACCAGCCGTGGCAGACCAGCGAGGAGTTCCTCGACAGCATCGCCGTCGACTTCAAGAAGGCGCTCGATGCTAGCTGATCGCCTCGCGCGGCGGTGGTGACGCGTAGCGGTCGACGAAGCCGACGATCAACTCCGCGATCCGTTGCGGCGCTTCGAACATCGGGATGTGCCCGACGTCGTCGAGATGGGTGATCTCGGTGCTGCCCGACAGGTGGGCGGTGAAGTGCCGGGTGAACCGTGGGTGCGGCAGCACGTGGTCCTTCTCGCAGATGACCAGATGCGTCGGCGCGGTGCCGTGGGCCAGCTCCATCA
It contains:
- a CDS encoding NADP-dependent isocitrate dehydrogenase, which encodes MAKIKVEGTVVELDGDEMTRVIWKMIKDKVILPYLDVNLDYYDLGIEHRDQTDDQVTIDAAEAIKRHGVGVKCATITPDEARVKEFNLKKMWLSPNGTIRNILGGTIFRAPIVIENVPRLVPGWTKPIVIGRHAFGDQYRADNFKVDKPGTFTVSFTPDDGSEPIVHDVVHIPEGGGVMMGMYNFKQSIQDFARSSFNYGLQQKYPVYLSTKNTILKGYDGMFKDEFGRIFDDEYKDKFEAAGLTYEHRLIDDMVASCLKWEGGYVWACKNYDGDVQSDLVAQGYGSLGLMTSVLLTPDGKTVEAEAAHGTVTRHYRQYQQGKPTSTNPIASIFAWTRGLAHRGKLDNTPDVIKFANTLEHSVIGTVEGGQMTKDLALLIGDDQPWQTSEEFLDSIAVDFKKALDAS